Genomic window (Arachis hypogaea cultivar Tifrunner chromosome 13, arahy.Tifrunner.gnm2.J5K5, whole genome shotgun sequence):
GCTGGTCTGTCGCTGCCTGTGATGGAGAAGGAGAAACCGCGTTTAGTGTCGCCGCTTGTcgtttttatttctgtttttgtttctatttttgcttcttttagttttgtttttgttattgcttcattatccattgttgttgttggtgttgATCTTCTACTTgttgtttcattgttgttgttgttttactGCTTCTGCATTTTGCCTCTGTCTGTTTTTGTTTCTGCATTTTGCTATTTTATTCCTGCATTTGGTTGATTTAGAAAAAAGGGAAAGGGTATTTTTATTCGAATGACGATTTTAagataaactaaaatttttgggatcattttgtagcgaaaaaaagttagaaaacgaaataaattttcgaccTTTGGGAACAAAATCATACTTAATCCAtaaatttattagtatttatttaccaaaaaaaatttattagtatttaatCACGTTAACTTTTGATGGAATACACAAACAGTGACGACAATAATTAGGAAGGGACTATATATTGCCACATCCAAAATAGCTATTATTACATctctcatttaattttttgtatattcttTCTAATGTACCGTTtcttacataaataaaaattaaaagaagtaaTTATTTGACATATGTTTTTATAAATTCCGTCTTCTGCAACAACTCATGAGCTAACAACaaactttaaataaaatttcaatcagCAAGAAATTAGTTATTGATCTGTCGCAGCCAAAATTTTTAAGTGTTCTAAAATCACATTAGAAAAAGAATAGCATTTACTAAAAATGAGATATTTAAATGggtttaatttaatttgcatGGTATAGGGCTGTTGCAGATCTTGTATCCTCAGATTTTCCATACAAGTTATCAGCGGACAATGTGTTCCTAACGGTTGGCTGCACAGAAGCTATAAACATAATCACTACCGTCCTTGCACGCCCAGGCGCCAACATTCTTCTTCCAAGGCCCGGATATCCGCAGTACCAAGCACGCGCCGCCTTCTGCCGCCTCGAAGTTCGCTACTTCGATCTCTTGCCGGACAGAGGCTGGGAGCTTGACCTTGATTCCCTGGAATCCCTAGCTGATGACAACACTGTTGCCATGGTCCTCATCAATCCTAGCAACCCTTGTGGCAATGTTTTCACCTATCATCATTTGAAAAAGGTACATACTTTCCACTTTCCCTCATATTTTGTCAATCATAGGATTCCATCGTCATAAAAAGTTGAACAGTCATGTTTGAACTTATTTTTGTTAGTGTCAAAGAatgaatatatttaatattataacttaattttaatgcacagtataaaataattttatatactgtatttaattatttaatgtcATGTAACTTTTACGCCAATAGTCTGAATAGtcatctaataaaataaaggtttaattattctgttggtcattattatagtttttaattaggtctttatattttttttttctaaaaattcaggtgcagtcgacttcacgtgaagttgataactgatagctgttagatgatttgacctatttaactaaattttcatctaatagcttttagttatcaacttcacgtgaagtcgactgcacctgagtttccaccattttttttttccttttaattgagccCCTCCACCAATTtgttttttcaattgagtccctacacttttttttttccttttatttgagttcttgcatcattttttttagttagatccctatataattaaactaattactatcaataggaacctaattgaaaaaaaaaattggtgcagagacctaattaaaagaaaaaaaaacataaggacctaattaaaaatttcgcaaaactataaagactaatagaataattaaacctaaaataaataaattaaataattatataaaatattttatactattaatataGACAAATTAAACTCCCAATATTAATATGAATGATTTATCTTATAGAAGACTTAATTTATGGGTCTCGTAATACAAGGTAATAATTCTTTTGTGTGTCTTTATCAAGGTGAATAGTTAACAAGATATTAGTGTTTAAATGTTTATATACTTTGATtcattaaaagaataataaaatagatGTAAGTAATTTAGtcaaataattttaatgatatgTTAAAAGAATGTTCACATGATGTTGTCATCATGTTCATGGGATATGTTAAACATTAGTGTCTATTTTGTCACATCATAAAAATGacttcaaatattattattaaaaaaataagacaGAATAATAATTTCTTATGGAGTTTGAATTAATATTTTAGTACACGGTAGGAGTTAATAATCTCCTAACACATACACTAGCAAAGTACAATTTAATAACACATGAAATTGATCTTACATATAATTAGAATGCTTTAATAACTTGTTGGCACTCTTTTCAGGTTGCAGAAACAGCAAAGAAACTTGGAATCTTTATAATATCCGATGAAGTTTATGCTCATTTAACATTTGGAAGCAAACCATACGTGGCAATGGGAGCATTTGCATCAATAGTGCCTATAATCACTCTTGGTTCTTTGTCAAAACGATGGGTCGTTCCAGGTTGGAGGCTTGGTTGGATTGTCACATGTGATCCTCATGGAATCTTACAAGATATTGGGGTtagattttctttttgtttctgtcTTCAATTCAAGTAGTAGCTAATCTAAgacattaattatttgattatttaattagtCCACCATGTTGACACgtgattcttttctttctttatcagATTGTGACGAATATTAAGACTTACCTAGACATCACAAGTAACCCTCCAACCTTCGTGCAGGTACAAATCAGAATCTTACTCTTGATATTTCATTGTGCAAATGAATGTTCGTAATTAACTGGGAAACAATCGATATTACACtacttttctaatttaaaaaatttggaaaataataaatggtggtttaattaaaaaaaggagttgagtaatttatatttattatcagTGTACAATTTATTGATATATTCAAATATTTCTATCTAAACATAAAAGTAATTAACTTCTATATACTTTGTCTTGAAGTTCCCAAGTTTGaaagttgatttttttaaatatacaaatgaactatttttatttatattaggtGCTAGCGAGTGTgatttgacatttttatttaaaaaaaaaaatcaaagtcaATACACCCGAATTGCGTAAAAATAACACAAAGTAGAAACtagaaataaatacaaaaaatcagaACATAGAATGCGTTtggtttgtatttttttgttttatttttatttttttatttatttttattatttttatttttaaatttttatttttttacgaaatttaaaaataaaaaatactaaaaataaaaataaaaataaaaataaaaatacaaactaaacgcatctttaattaaaaatagtaaatgtttttatttatatgaGAACATTTAAGAATGATTCGAAAAGTAGTTTTATTATTCGTTaattaataatatcatttttaattatatatgtgtgtgtatattattggaatttgaaaataataatattaatataattgtaCTGACAGGCAGCAGTACCTCAGATTCTTGAGAAAACGAAAGATGATTTCTATACAAAAAATCTGAACATAATGAAAGAGGCTGCAGAAATACTCTATGATAGATGTAAGGAGATTCCATGCTTGACATGTCCTCATAAACCTGAGGGAACCATGACCGCAATGGTAAGTACCACAAACACTTTTGCCCCTCTCTCTCTAATTCATTAAACATTAATAATCACAGGTGTGTCTACTATATCAAGCTGAAGTTGTAAAAAAATTCTCTACAAATATTCACCAGCAAACCTTAAATCAATTCTCAAACTTTTGTTTTGCTAGAAAAATTAGTTTGTACATTAAATTGTTTGTCTATATTGTAAGAttgatgaatttaaaatttttttaaaaactgttATGTCATTATTAAATAATGATATagattaatttgtttaatttttttaaaaaaatttgaagtaaaaattattttgttaaataaaatacAAGACTAGAAACTTATTTAGTGATTAATAACtttgttaaatattaaaatatctcatttaaaaatttttagatattaATTTGAGTATTACTTAATTTTGCTTGAAGTTGAAatagttctttatttatttatttttgtgataTACGAGCAatcatctattatatttatttattttatgtaagAGACGGtacctaataaaataataaattggtGGTTGGTGCAGTTAaagattaatttttcaaaaattgaaggcATTGTTGACGATGTAGACTTCTGTGTCAAGCTGGCCAAAGAAGAATCCGTAGTTCTACTTCCtggtaattattaaaaaaaataaataaaaataaaattccagTAGAGCTAGAAGCCTATAATGGGTATTAATTggctaataatatttttataggtGCGACTGTTGGGCTAAAGAATTGGATTCGAATCACATATGTTGTTGATCCTTCTGCTCTCAAAGAGGGCCTTTCAAGGATCAAATCTTTCAGCCTTCGCCATGCCATCCAGTTGCCATAAACAAAACAATATCCATATCAATAATTTGTTGTGAGTTTTAGCTTTTAAGGAAAGTTATAGTAATTTACAAATGTATCCTAAGTGTAGAAATTAAAGGTTGGCAATATCGTCAATTTGACAAGTGAGTCTAGCTAGCCAGATTTTTGTCAAGAATTTTCCTTACTAATTGCAAATATATGTTGAAATTAGAGAGGTAATGTGCTGTGTGCTTGTGACATCCTACCACACTGTTTTGCTTTCACATggatatgatatgatattatgCTATGATGCCACTTAGGGTGAAAATAGACCAATCGAGCTGAGTATTAATTTAGACTAATTTGGCCTATGTTATAAATATATAGCTCAAGTTTAGGTCTGTTATTTTTGGATCtcataagtatttttttatgttCAAGTCTAGCCTATTTTAAAATCGGACAAGCAAACGAGtttatttgaaaaatttgtttgataaattataactcaaagtaataaatttaaaaaaaaattaaattaacattatatatattctaaaatttataattcattTATATATCAATCGTTAATTATATATCATAATTGTACTTATAATTCACTAACAaacttttttctttgaaaaagaaaCTATAATCTTAACTAGTCTTGATGATTattgtttttttagttttattttaaatttgttaagaacaaataattaaaagACAAACTAAGAATAATctatttttacaataaaatattttGACGAATCAGTccacaaaattttatatatttttttaaagtctATAATCTgactttttaattaataattaatagactttataaaaaactaaaatatatctTATTTAATAAAATGAGACCACTTGAAACGAGCTGAGTCATGAACTCTTGCTGGACAGCCTAACTCAATTTCACTCAGATGCTACCAATCTTTTACTTTGTCTTCAACAAagatcaataaaattaaaaatctgagttttatgttttttattttttaattttccctCCAAGCAATCATATCGTATGATTTCAGGTTGAATTTAACAATCACATAATCAAGAACTTAATGCATAAAATAATCTAATATATATTATAGTGTGAGTGGCAAATCTTATGAAGTGACTAAGAAGGGAATTGATAAATTGGAGGTTTGCTTGAAGAGGGAGGTAGTTAACGgctttttatttaaacaaaaaattctttaattttgaagtTGGATAAAAAAAGGATTTACATTTTTATGTATTGTTAGAAAATTTTGCAGCCAAGTCTGCGAAATTATTTGAAGGAATTTTCGTATGCAAGACTGGAAAATAAGACAAGAAACATTCTATTAATATTTTACACTCTTCGAGTGAAAGAGAAGTTAAGTCTTTGGAAAGCTAAGGTGCTAAGCAAAGTGGGTAAATTGGTGCTCATCAAGTCGGTCTTAAATAGCTTACCAGTGTATTATTTGAGTCTGTATAAGATGCCTAAGGCAATTGCGGAGAAGTTGATTTTCTTACAGAGACGGTTTCTATGGAGTAAGGAGGATAGGAGGAACGGTATGGCATTGGTGAGATGGGAGATGGTGCAGGCTCCTAAGAAGATGGGTGGACTGGGCGTTGGAGATGCTATGATTCGTAACACTGTActattgtttaagtggtggtggcaatTTGCTAAGGAAAAGTGCCCGTTATGGAAGAGGGTGGTATGCTCCTGTAATAATCTGAACCCGAATGAGTTATTGTCCACTCAAGTGCTGCCTACTAAAGAGAGCCCATGGAAGGATATTTGCCATCTACAAATTAAGGAGCAACATCTAAGGGAGAAGGTTATTACTGGCCTGGCTATAGAGATTGGTGATGGACGTCGGACTCGATTTTGGGAGGATATCTGGTTGCATTGTGGTTCTTTGAAAGAACGGTTTTTCCggctcttctctgtttcaaatcAATGTGGTTCGGTCATTGGGGATTGTGGTTTTTGGGATGTGTTAGGGTGGgtttggaacttccaatggaggagagAGCTCTTTCAGTGGGAGTTAGACCTTCTGAGTCAGTTACATGAGGTTTTGAGACCTGTCAGGCTAGTGACCACTAGAGAGGATAGAGTTGTGTGGAAATTTGATAGATTTGGTATCTTTTCGactaactcctttgtgcaggtGCTACAAGAAGGAATGCTTCAGAGGAGGTAACCAGCTACAGCTTCACGAAGAGCGTCTGGAAAGGTTTGGTTCCACCAAGAGTAGAGCTATTTGCTTGGTTTGTCCTGGTAGGCAGGGTGAATACCAAAGACCGGCTAAGTCGATTCGGGATTATTAGCCAAGATGATAAGAGCTGTGTGTTCTGTACTAACGAGGTTGAACAGGTCCATCACTTGTTTCTTGGCTGTAATTTTGCTTGGCAGGTGTGGAGTGCGTGGTTATCTGTGTTTGGCCAGGTCTGGTCTGTTCCGAGTTTGATAAAGGACCATTTCTTAAGTTGGACAGATGAGCTGTGTAGCAAAGAGGACCGAAAGCAACGTTTGAGGTGTTTCTGTGCGATCATCTGGCACATTTGGATGGAGAGGAATACGaggatttttcaaaataaaagcaaAGGCGTTGAAGAAATCTTCCACATGACCATGTTTAGCTGCGACGAGTGGAGAGGTGTCCCTCTCCaatgttgttgatggctatgccggagatgacatgCGGGTTTCTAGTCCTTGGTGGTTGGTACTTTGGGGTGTTGTCTGGTTGTTTGTTTTATTCGACAAACTTTACTCCACTTTAGTGTGTTGAGCTCTTttgctttcaaaaaaaatatattttacactcTCGCTACGAAATGAAGAACAAGTTTTGTTCATATTTGATATTTCACATTCTGTTTTTGTGCAACCAGAAAAAAATTGTTTCAATCAATTTTCTAGGTTATAGCTGTAAGAGCAATAAAAGATGAGCATCACAAATTGCTTTCattccattttattttattttttgtactgTTGCTACGTCGAAGCGATAGGAGAATGTagggaagaaaagaataaaatgaCTAATTATGCACGAAAAGGGAATTCAAtcatgctattttttttttctgaaattgaTAAAACCTTAAAACTTATCAAGGACTTTTGCTTGTGAGTAGTTCGTAGTAGAaacaaattgttaatttttttttctttaatgaaacaaaattaattttgatttagcaAAGCAATTTCTAAGGTTTTTAATATAACTGAAACAACAATAAATAAAAGAGATGAGACTAAAAACAAGTAaacaatgatatatatatatatatgagtttgACTGAGAATTCTCTACATTTCTGTTCCGTGCGTATGGTGTCGAGGTATGATGACTCTTTCTGCTGATGACTGTGTTCAGACGGAAGAGTTATATGTCGGCCTGGTTGGAACACCGCGGCGGGAGCACATGCAAAAAGCACTCCGACACTCAAGTTAGAATATGGTTTAAGAGAATTAATGATAAGAAGATCAGAGTGAGTCGTGTAACCTGTTTTACTCCGGGGTTACTTGTTTGTTTATATAGACGTTTTAGGTTGTTTGGTTGGAGTTTATTTCAGGATTTTCCTCGTTTGCCGAGGTTAGTTTTGACTTGGTGAGTGTGGATCCGAGCTGTGGATAGCTCGTCCGGATTTTGTGGGTTGTTagtatttgtttttctttgtttatttttcaaaaaatggaAAATGATAAGGTTGTTGTTACAGAGGATGATCCCTGTAGTTGGGTGAGTGAGCAGGTGAAATGTTGTGTGTCTCGATTTCGTAACGTTGATTCAGTGAAGGTCTTGGGGTCAAATGTGTGGGTCAGGGATGGTTGTGAAGTAAGGATAGAGGTTTTACCTTGTGAGTAAAATGACCGTGTGTGTGAGAGGGTTGATGGTTGGTCTTACTTTTACCTTTATACTTCCTTATTGACTGAATTAGGTGTCCGACTCCCATTTTCCAATTTTGAATGTAGGGTTTTATTTTGGTTGAATTGCGCTCCGTCTCAGTTACACCCCAACTTGTGGGGTTTTGTCCGGACCTTCGAAATTTTGATGGATGTTTTAGAGCGTCGTCCTCCATCCCTTAgggttttcttttcccttttccaAACTAAAGGTGTTAGACGTGGCTTGTAGGTGAACCTTAGTAGCCATCCCCGTCGTTCTATTTTCTCTCTCTATaagttttcttataaaaattttaagaccaTGTTTGTGAAAATTAGAAGCGTTGAGGAGGAGTTTCCGTTTTATCTGAATGAGTTTTTAGAGGAGAGGTTTCCTGTTTCTTGGTCCCCTGAGCCTACCCCGGTGCTTGATGTTGATGATAGGGTGTCCGACGATAATATTGTCTTGGAGTTTTTGTTAGAAATGTTAGAATCTAAAGGACTGTTATCTATTGCGGAGTTGTTAAAGTGGGATTCAGATAAAGAAGCCGTTTTGGATTACCTAGGTAATTAGTTTTGGTAATGATTTTTGCTATGATGGTATAGTCGTTCCTGATATTTGTTTTTTGTGTATCTTTGCAGCTGAGAAGGCTCCCACAATTACTACTACTGGGTTGAAATCGTTTTTCAGTCAAAGAAAAAAGAATGAGAAAGAGGGGTCGACCGCTAATGCTGATAAGGAGGGTGGTAATGTTGCCGTACAGTCCGAGGTGAACCCTCGCCAAAAAAGAAAGAGGGGAAAGACTCGTGGGAAAGATGCTGGGGTTGTTGAAGGTAAGGAGGAAGATTCTCATAACCTGGCGATCGTGGAATCCGCCTATGAGTCTCAAAAGAGGCTTCATGGGTACCGTGATGACGATCATATGAAATCCTTGTGGTCGAGGTTTTTTCCTTTCACAACTCTTGCCGACGAGTTGTGTCGTTTTCCTGAGGACTTGAAGATGATTGATGAAGTTGGGCGAGCCGGAACCAGTCGTTTCCTCCAGGTATTTTGTTTGTACATTTGTTTTCCAATTTGTTTTTTTTTGGTTATCTACTGATTAGTTTCTTTCTCAGGTGATTGGCGCTCGGATTGTTGCCATAGGTAGGGCTCAGGAGCTTGCTATTGAGTCTGAGAGGAAAGAGTCCCTTAGTGTTGCTGAGCTATCTTCTGCTGTTTAGGAGAAGGAGAAAGTGATTATTGAGCTTTCATCCTCTCTTAAACAAAAAGAGACCGAGCTTATCGAGGAGAAATGGCTTCAGTTGTCAGTTTCCCAGGAGTCTAAAACCTTGAAGTCTGAGAACAGGCTGAACAGCCAGCTAGCAGCTTGGGTGAAGGAGCTGGAAAATGAAGTTTATGAGGCTTTCGCTCAAGGTTTTGATCGGGCCGCCTTCCAGATTCGAGTTTTGTTTCCTGAGGTTGATGTTGCTAAGCTTGACGCTACAAAGATTATTGTTAATGGGGAGTTGATTGATGATGAGGCTGAGAAATAGAGTGAAAGCTCAAGTATTGGAGACAAGATAGAATGAAATTATTGTTAGCTTATTATTTTGCTTGTTTGTAAATTTGACATTGATGTGTTTTGTTGAACATTGCCGAGGTTTATGGCGTTTGTCTGTTTTGACTTTGCCGAGTATGAAGCTCGGTTTACTTTTTGGATTAGATATTGGTTTGATCTAGTTTGCATGAATGACATAGATGTCATTATAGTATGATGTTTTGCGAATTGATATTAGAACTGATCGAATTTATTATGTCGTTTACATGATGTAATGTGGCgtccggcctcgttaaaaccctttgAGTAAAACCCTATTATTCTGGAAAAAAATCTCAAATGGGAAAAAGAGTACCTTCATTCGTTCTGATACATGTTATGATTGATATTTCCTCAGAGAGGATACATTCCAGTTTCCTGGGATTAGGTCCCTTGCAAGTGTTTCCAGTTGGTATGCTCCCTTGTCGAGAACTTTGCGGATTCGGAATAAGCCTTCCCAATTTGCTGCTAACTTCCCATGAGCTTGAGGTTTCCTGGCTTCCTCTGTCTTTCGAAGGACGAGTTCCCCCTGTTCAAATGTTCGGAGAATTACCTTTTTATCGTGTCGCCTTTGTATGAGTTGCTTCATTGCTTGTTGTCTTATTGCTGCCATTTCTATTTCTTCGTCTATTAGATCTAAGTCGGTTGCCCTTGTATTGGTATTTTTGTCTTGATTATATAGCTCGGCTTTCAGAGTTGGCGTGCTGATTTCCACCGGTATGAGTGCTTCTGCTCCGTATACCAGTTTGAAGGGGGTTTCCCCTATTGCCGATTGGACTGTTGTGTTGTAGCTCCATAGAATTTCAGGAATAAGGTCGGCCCATTCGCCTTTGACATCGTCCAACTTCTTTCTTAAAGCCTTCAAGATAACTCGGTTAGCCGATTCCACATGTCCATTCATTTGTGGGTGTTCGACCGAACTGAAATGatgttttatgttaaaattttgtAAGAAAGAGACGAGGTTACGGTCTGTAAATTGTCTTTCATTATCGGAGACTATTTCTCTTGGTACACCATAGCGACATATGATATTTTTTCAAAGGAAAGACCTTACCTTTTCAGCTATTATTCGTGCGAGGGGTTTTGCTTTTATCCATTTTGAAAAGTAGTCTATTGATACCAAAAGAAATTTTACCTCCCCTGGCGCTTTCAGGAGGGGTCCGAGAATATCTAGTCCCCATCTGTCgaaaggccagcttacctctAGAGTGTGCAGCTTCTCAGCTGGTGTTGTTGAGATCGTGGCGTGCTTTTGGCAATTGCCACATGCTTTGACTTTGGCCATGCAATCCCTCATTATCGTTGGCCAATAGTACCTCGTTCTTAGGATCTTAGCAGCTAATGCGCGGCCTCCGATATGGTTTCCGCATACTCCTTCGTGTGTTTTCACCATTACTATTTCGGCATCGTCTTTGCTGATACATCTGAGGAGTGGTTGTGAGAGTCCTCGCCTGTATAGGTTGCCTCCGACTATTGTGTAAAAGCTTGCTCTCCTTCAAAAGAGTTGTGGATTTCGTTCCTCTCTTGGAATAGTTCCTGTGTTGATATACTCGAGAAAAGGGGTCCTCTAGTCTCTTACCTGTGTAATACTCAACACATAATTTAGCTCAAAGCTCGGTTTTTCAAGTGTTAATTGTGAAAGTGTTGGTGTGTGTGTTGTTGACCTGGTGGTGGCTAGTTTAGATAACACATCGGCCCTTATACTCTGTTCTCTATTAACATGTATAATTTCGAATTTATCAAACTTTAAAATGAGATCCTTTGTTATGAGCCAGTATTTCTCTCACaaaggatcttttacctggaaTTCTCCCGTAACTTGTTGTACTACCAAGAGTGAATCATAGTAGACTATGAGTTGGTGTATTTGTAAGTTTTGAGCGAGTCTTAGTCCGGCAAGCCGGGCTTCATACTCTGCTTGGTCGTTACTTGCTGTAAAAGTAAATTGCACTGATTGTTCGGCTATGATATTGTCTCCTTCCTTTAACATTACCCCTGCTCCGCTTCCTTCTCGGTTTGATGCACCATCTACATGTAACTTCTAGCTTTGTTTGATATGTTGTTCCTCAGTTGTCATTTCCGAGATGAAGTCAGCCAGCACTTATGACTTCAGAGCCTTTCTTGGTTGGTATTGTATATCAAACTCGAAAAGTTCGACAGACCATTTAGTCAGGCGTCCTGCAATCTCGGGCTTTGTTAGAATTTGCCTCAAAGGTTGGTCTGTTCTTACCACTATTGTGTGGCTTTGGAAGTAATGCTGTTGCCTTCTTGCTGTGGTGACCAGTGCTAATGCTAGTTGCTCTATCCTCAAGTACCTTATCTCTGTTGGCTGTAGCACTCTACTGACAAAGTATACCGGGCTCTGTGTCTTACCTGTTTCAGTAACCAAAACAGAACTTATATCACATTTAGAAATTGAGAGGTATAAATATAATGGTTTACCAGCCTCTGGTTTCTTGAGAATCGGCAGTGATGACAAGATCATTTTGAGCTTGGTGAAGGATTGTTCGCAATCTTCTGTCCAGTTGAACTTTTTGTTTTTGGAGATGGTTTGAAAGAAATGATATGATCGGTTTGCTACTGTTGGGAGGAAGCGTGATAGTGCGGCCACCCTTCCAGCGAGCTGCTGtacttcttttattgtttttgggCTTGCCATGTTGAGAATAGCTTCACATTTTTCtaggtttgcttcaattccttgGGAGGTCAGCATGAATCCTAGGAATTTTCCTCCTTAGACCCCAAATGCACATTTTTCTGGATTAAGCCTCATATTATATGCTCGGATTTGCTTGAAAATTTCTTGTATGTCGTCGCAGTGTGAGCCTTGTGATGGGGTCTTTGCCgccatgtcgtctacatagatcTCCATGTTCCGACCTCTTTGTTGGTGGAAGACTTTGTCCATTAATCTTTGatatgttgcacctgcattctttaggccaaatggcattaccttataacaaaaattttcaTGTTCTGTTATGAAAGCTGTTTTGCTTTGGTCTTCTGGATGCATAAGGATCTGGTTGTAGctagagtatgcatccatgaaggttAAGCTTTTATATCCTGAAGCATTGTCTACCAGTTTGTCAATACAAGACAATGGATAAGCATCTTTTGGACAAGCCTTATTAAGAtttgtaaagtcgacgcacattcgccatttacctgagttctttcttaccattaccacatttGAGAGCCACGTGGTGAAGCGGATCTCTTTGATAAAGTCGGCATTGAGGAGCTTCTTAGTCTCTTCAAGAGCTGCTTTCACCTTTTCTGCTCCGAGGTTCCTTTTCTTTTGGGCAATAGGTCGAATTGTTTTATTGATAGCAAGTTTATGGCAGATGACCCTTGGGTCTATTCCAGGCATGTCCGCTGGTGTCCAGGCGAATAGGTCGGCGTTGTCTTGTAGCACCTTTATCAGCTTTGATTGTTCCTCTCCTTCAAGAGCTCGGCCAATGTATGTGAATTGGTCTGCCTTTCTGGTTAGAGGAACTTTCTGGAGGTCGTCTACCGGTTGAGGTCTTTCCTGGAAATCATTCCTGGGATCAAGTTCAGCTAGAGACAACACTTCAGATGTGCTGTGGATTGCTTTCACTTCTTGCCGAGGCTTTTGTGTTGTGCTGGCCCTCTTCAGGCTTGCATTGTAGCACTGCCGAGCTTTTTGGTGATCTGAGTATACTGTCGCTATCTTGCTACCCTGGACCTGAAACTTGACACACAAATATAAAGTAGACACTACTGCTCTGAAGTTGTTCAGGgcaggtcttccaaggataatatTATAAGGACTGGGGTAGTTGACTATGAGATATTGGACATCAATAGTTTTTGATAATGGGGTGTTCCCCATTGTTGTCTTTAACCATATG
Coding sequences:
- the LOC112737703 gene encoding probable aminotransferase TAT2, coding for MSMENGNGSMRKKKWNFLQGNKEVNNNNNNINGSSAISVRGVYSMMLSNINEEDERGVVRLCRADPTDFSCFRTTQDAPHAIAEAVESFRFNSYAPSGGLFQARRAVADLVSSDFPYKLSADNVFLTVGCTEAINIITTVLARPGANILLPRPGYPQYQARAAFCRLEVRYFDLLPDRGWELDLDSLESLADDNTVAMVLINPSNPCGNVFTYHHLKKVAETAKKLGIFIISDEVYAHLTFGSKPYVAMGAFASIVPIITLGSLSKRWVVPGWRLGWIVTCDPHGILQDIGIVTNIKTYLDITSNPPTFVQAAVPQILEKTKDDFYTKNLNIMKEAAEILYDRCKEIPCLTCPHKPEGTMTAMLKINFSKIEGIVDDVDFCVKLAKEESVVLLPGATVGLKNWIRITYVVDPSALKEGLSRIKSFSLRHAIQLP
- the LOC140177495 gene encoding uncharacterized protein, with the translated sequence MNGHVESANRVILKALRKKLDDVKGEWADLIPEILWSYNTTVQSAIGETPFKLVYGAEALIPVEISTPTLKAELYNQDKNTNTRATDLDLIDEEIEMAAIRQQAMKQLIQRRHDKKVILRTFEQGELVLRKTEEARKPQAHGKLAANWEGLFRIRKVLDKGAYQLETLARDLIPGNWNVSSLRKYQS
- the LOC140177496 gene encoding uncharacterized protein; this encodes MQPSSGELIGFSGERVPIRGHIWLKTTMGNTPLSKTIDVQYLIVNYPSPYNIILGRPALNNFRAVVSTLYLCVKFQVQGSKIATVYSDHQKARQCYNASLKRASTTQKPRQEVKAIHSTSEVLSLAELDPRNDFQERPQPVDDLQKVPLTRKADQFTYIGRALEGEEQSKLIKVLQDNADLFAWTPADMPGIDPRVICHKLAINKTIRPIAQKKRNLGAEKVKAALEETKKLLNADFIKEIRFTTWLSNVVMNAGATYQRLMDKVFHQQRGRNMEIYVDDMAAKTPSQGSHCDDIQEIFKQIRAYNMRLNPEKCAFGV